The following coding sequences are from one Arthrobacter sp. 24S4-2 window:
- the cycA gene encoding D-serine/D-alanine/glycine transporter, with amino-acid sequence MSERTTTVARNTATEPTSGGHSQEPHLARALSNRHIQLLAIGGAIGTGLFMGSGKTISLAGPSVIFVYMIIGFMLFFVMRAMGEILLSNLNYKSFSDFAGDLLGPWAGFFTGWSYWFFWVVTGVADIVAIAGYVDKLAPGTPLWIPALLTPVVLILLNLPTVKAFGEAEFWFAIIKVVAIVALIGTGIVMIATNFTSPNGAVANLANMWNDGGMFPHGMFGFILGFQIAIFAFAGIELVGTAAAETKDPEKNLPRAINSIPIRVLLFYVGALVVIMAVNPWRTIDAASSPFIGMFTLAGLGIAAVVINLVVLTSAASSANSGIYSTSRMVYGLAQDGNAPKAFGKLSIRKVPQNALLFSCIFLLAGLVLLYSGDSVIGAFTVVTSVASVLTMFVWSMILVSYIMFRRRRPELHAASAFKMPGGTFMPYVVLAFFVFMLVALAQADDTRLALFVAPLWFLILGAAWHFNRKTPLQQARIAEWTAESATDKAAAGKTGANTPS; translated from the coding sequence ATGTCTGAACGCACCACCACGGTTGCCAGGAACACTGCAACGGAACCAACCAGCGGAGGCCACAGCCAGGAACCGCATCTTGCCCGCGCGCTGAGCAACCGGCACATCCAACTGCTGGCCATCGGCGGCGCCATCGGAACCGGCCTGTTCATGGGCTCCGGCAAGACCATTTCGCTCGCCGGCCCTTCCGTCATCTTCGTCTACATGATCATCGGCTTCATGCTGTTCTTCGTGATGCGGGCCATGGGCGAAATCCTGCTTTCCAACCTAAACTACAAGTCCTTCAGCGACTTCGCCGGAGACCTCCTTGGCCCCTGGGCCGGGTTCTTCACCGGCTGGTCCTACTGGTTCTTCTGGGTTGTCACCGGAGTCGCGGACATCGTGGCGATCGCCGGCTACGTGGACAAGCTGGCCCCCGGAACCCCGCTGTGGATCCCGGCGCTCCTCACCCCCGTGGTGCTGATCCTGCTGAATCTCCCCACGGTCAAGGCCTTCGGCGAAGCAGAGTTCTGGTTCGCCATCATCAAGGTCGTAGCCATCGTGGCGCTGATCGGCACCGGCATCGTGATGATCGCAACGAACTTCACCTCCCCCAACGGCGCTGTGGCCAACCTGGCCAACATGTGGAACGACGGTGGCATGTTCCCGCACGGGATGTTCGGCTTCATCCTCGGATTCCAGATCGCCATCTTCGCCTTCGCCGGCATCGAACTGGTGGGCACCGCAGCTGCTGAGACCAAGGACCCGGAGAAGAACCTGCCGCGGGCCATCAACTCCATCCCCATCCGCGTCCTGCTCTTCTACGTAGGCGCCCTGGTGGTCATCATGGCCGTCAACCCATGGCGGACCATCGACGCCGCCAGCAGCCCATTCATCGGCATGTTCACCCTGGCTGGCCTGGGCATCGCCGCAGTGGTCATCAACCTGGTGGTCCTCACCTCCGCGGCCTCCAGCGCCAACTCCGGCATCTACTCCACCTCGCGCATGGTCTACGGCCTGGCCCAGGACGGCAACGCCCCCAAGGCCTTCGGCAAGCTGAGCATCCGCAAGGTTCCGCAGAACGCCCTGCTGTTTTCCTGCATCTTCCTGCTGGCCGGCCTGGTGCTGCTCTACTCGGGCGACTCCGTCATCGGCGCGTTCACTGTGGTCACCTCGGTTGCCTCCGTGCTCACGATGTTTGTCTGGTCCATGATCCTGGTCAGCTACATCATGTTCCGCCGCCGCCGGCCCGAACTGCACGCAGCCTCGGCCTTCAAGATGCCCGGCGGCACCTTCATGCCGTACGTGGTGCTGGCTTTCTTCGTGTTCATGTTGGTGGCGCTGGCCCAGGCCGATGACACCCGTCTGGCCCTGTTCGTGGCTCCCCTCTGGTTCCTGATCCTGGGCGCGGCCTGGCACTTCAACCGGAAGACGCCGTTGCAGCAGGCACGGATCGCGGAGTGGACGGCTGAGTCCGCAACGGACAAGGCCGCCGCCGGCAAGACAGGTGCCAACACCCCGAGCTAG
- a CDS encoding MFS transporter: MTTDQATTVQRSAPASAPETAGILHRRYLLVTAGACALVFLAAFESLAVTTIMPVVSRELDGAGLYALAFAGPLATGVIGMVAAGNWSDRRGPVGPLYASVAMFVLGLLIAGTAGSMAVLVAGRLVQGLGGGAMTVALYVVVARVYPPVLHPKIFAAFSAAWVIPSLVGPFAAGIVAQAASWHWVFLGVVGLVVPALLMIVPALRGLHHLPENHLPENRVPEKGHDPKKDHDPKKDHDPKKDHALEKGRAPAAADRPGKATDPKRWSYGRLGWAALAALAVLGLNLSAHVPVAGSALAAAAVVIALVAVRPLVPRGTLLARRGLPSVILARGLVSAAFFGAEVYLPYLLVERYAYSPTFAGLTLTFGAIAWAAASGVQGRLGAKLNHRLAIMIGTAMVLAAVALALATTLLGWPAAVAIAGWILAGGGMGLMYPRLSVMTLAMSTPDTEGFNSSAMSISDSLGGALSLATTGIVFTALTATTTAGGVSGASFAGVFALTAAIAVVAVVVAPRVAARKTS; this comes from the coding sequence ATGACTACTGATCAGGCCACAACCGTGCAACGTAGCGCCCCCGCCTCCGCCCCCGAGACCGCAGGTATCCTGCACCGCCGCTACCTCCTGGTGACGGCCGGCGCGTGCGCGCTGGTGTTCCTGGCCGCTTTCGAATCCCTTGCCGTCACCACCATCATGCCGGTGGTAAGCCGCGAACTGGACGGTGCAGGGCTCTACGCCCTGGCCTTCGCCGGACCGCTCGCCACGGGTGTGATCGGTATGGTGGCGGCCGGCAACTGGTCGGACCGCCGTGGGCCCGTCGGGCCGCTGTACGCGTCGGTGGCCATGTTCGTGCTGGGCCTGCTGATTGCCGGCACCGCGGGAAGCATGGCGGTGCTGGTGGCCGGGCGGCTGGTGCAGGGCCTGGGCGGCGGCGCCATGACCGTGGCCCTGTACGTTGTGGTGGCGCGCGTCTACCCTCCCGTGCTGCACCCGAAGATCTTCGCCGCCTTCTCCGCGGCCTGGGTGATCCCGTCCCTGGTGGGGCCCTTCGCAGCCGGAATCGTGGCGCAGGCGGCCAGCTGGCACTGGGTGTTCCTGGGTGTGGTGGGGCTGGTGGTTCCGGCGCTCCTGATGATCGTGCCGGCGCTGCGCGGGCTGCACCATCTCCCCGAAAACCATCTCCCCGAAAACCGTGTCCCCGAAAAAGGCCATGACCCCAAAAAAGACCATGACCCCAAAAAAGACCATGACCCCAAAAAAGACCATGCCCTCGAAAAAGGCCGGGCCCCCGCGGCTGCTGACAGGCCCGGGAAAGCCACTGACCCCAAGCGGTGGTCCTACGGCCGGCTTGGCTGGGCTGCCCTCGCCGCCTTAGCCGTGCTCGGGCTGAACCTGTCCGCGCACGTCCCGGTGGCCGGCAGCGCGCTGGCGGCGGCCGCCGTCGTGATTGCCCTCGTGGCGGTGCGGCCGCTGGTGCCCCGCGGCACCCTGTTGGCCCGGCGCGGGCTGCCGAGCGTCATCCTGGCCCGCGGGCTGGTGTCGGCAGCGTTCTTCGGGGCGGAGGTCTACCTGCCGTACCTGCTGGTGGAGCGGTACGCCTATTCACCCACCTTCGCCGGGCTGACCCTGACGTTCGGCGCGATCGCCTGGGCCGCCGCCTCAGGGGTCCAGGGCAGGCTCGGTGCGAAGCTGAACCACCGGCTGGCCATCATGATCGGTACCGCGATGGTGCTCGCCGCCGTCGCCCTGGCGCTGGCCACCACCCTCCTGGGCTGGCCGGCTGCCGTCGCGATCGCCGGCTGGATCCTCGCCGGCGGTGGCATGGGGCTGATGTATCCGCGCCTGAGCGTGATGACGCTGGCCATGTCCACGCCGGACACCGAAGGCTTCAACAGTTCGGCCATGTCCATTTCCGATTCCCTCGGCGGTGCTCTGTCCCTCGCCACCACCGGGATCGTGTTCACTGCATTAACGGCAACGACGACGGCGGGCGGGGTGTCGGGCGCCTCCTTCGCGGGAGTGTTCGCCCTCACGGCCGCCATCGCCGTCGTCGCTGTGGTTGTCGCGCCGCGGGTTGCGGCACGCAAAACGTCCTAG
- the soxR gene encoding redox-sensitive transcriptional activator SoxR: MPQLAGGAHHALSIGELSERSGVAPSALHFYERNGLLFAERTSGNQRRYRRDALRRVAFIRVSQRVGIPLKEIRAALDSLPEGRTPTKRDWSRLSRLWRSELDARIAALEHLRRDLDGCIGCGCLSLKACRLQNPEDSLGDGGTGARRWDAASGDAGAVGAGMVDPDAGSS, translated from the coding sequence ATGCCACAGCTTGCGGGCGGAGCACACCATGCCCTGAGCATCGGCGAGCTGTCCGAACGGAGCGGAGTGGCGCCGTCGGCCCTTCATTTCTACGAACGCAACGGCCTCCTCTTCGCCGAACGGACATCCGGAAACCAGCGCCGGTACCGCCGCGACGCACTGCGGCGCGTCGCGTTCATCCGGGTTTCGCAGCGGGTCGGCATCCCGCTGAAGGAGATCCGGGCCGCGCTGGACTCGCTGCCCGAAGGCCGCACACCCACCAAGCGCGACTGGTCCCGGCTTTCGCGCCTGTGGCGCTCGGAACTGGACGCGCGCATCGCTGCCCTTGAGCACCTGCGGCGGGACCTGGACGGGTGCATCGGCTGCGGCTGCCTCAGCCTGAAGGCGTGCCGGCTGCAGAACCCGGAGGACTCGCTGGGCGACGGCGGCACGGGCGCCCGGCGCTGGGACGCCGCGTCCGGGGACGCCGGCGCCGTGGGCGCTGGCATGGTGGACCCCGACGCCGGGAGCTCCTAA
- a CDS encoding Lrp/AsnC family transcriptional regulator, whose translation MELSEEDLALINALQIAPRLSWADAADVLGVHATTLAARWERLRSAGASWVTAHLMGDPQQMCLAFVDVECEMHRRDDVTEALAAVPEIVTVEEAASNRDLMLTAITQSLEEFGTAVAARLKDIDGLVKYQTALCTRLHTGAYSWRLNVLDRAQVAALRAKAGPEAAGSAPPLSLREPLPASHLDLLPFLARDGRATAADIARALGRHPATVQRQLNRVLASRVLSFRCEIAQKYSGFPVTCQWFANVPPGQHDAAAAELRGFRNVRLAASTTGRTNFVIIMWLQSVADVLTEELALQQRIPGIELVESVVMLSSVKRVGWMLNPDSTATGAVVPSVGLRLDG comes from the coding sequence ATGGAACTCAGCGAGGAGGACCTGGCCCTCATCAACGCCCTCCAGATTGCGCCCCGGCTGAGCTGGGCCGACGCCGCCGACGTCCTGGGCGTCCACGCCACCACGCTGGCCGCGCGCTGGGAGCGGCTGCGTTCCGCCGGGGCTTCCTGGGTGACCGCCCACCTGATGGGCGACCCGCAGCAGATGTGCCTGGCGTTTGTGGACGTGGAGTGCGAGATGCACCGCCGGGACGACGTGACAGAGGCCCTGGCGGCGGTGCCGGAAATAGTCACCGTGGAAGAAGCAGCCAGCAACCGTGACCTGATGCTGACCGCGATCACGCAGTCGCTGGAGGAGTTTGGCACGGCCGTGGCCGCGCGACTGAAGGACATCGACGGCCTCGTCAAGTACCAGACAGCACTGTGCACTCGGCTGCACACCGGCGCCTACTCCTGGCGGCTCAACGTCCTGGACCGCGCCCAGGTGGCGGCGCTGCGGGCCAAGGCAGGACCGGAGGCCGCGGGGTCCGCTCCGCCGCTGTCCCTTCGCGAGCCTCTGCCCGCCAGCCACCTGGACCTGCTGCCGTTCCTGGCCCGCGACGGCCGGGCGACTGCTGCGGATATTGCCCGCGCCCTGGGGCGGCATCCGGCCACGGTCCAGCGGCAGCTGAACCGCGTGCTGGCCAGCCGGGTGCTCTCCTTCCGCTGCGAGATCGCGCAGAAATACTCCGGGTTCCCGGTGACGTGCCAGTGGTTCGCGAATGTTCCGCCGGGCCAGCATGACGCGGCCGCGGCCGAACTCCGGGGATTCCGCAACGTCCGGCTGGCCGCCTCGACCACCGGGCGGACCAACTTTGTGATCATCATGTGGCTGCAGTCGGTGGCCGATGTCCTGACCGAGGAACTCGCGCTGCAGCAGCGCATCCCGGGGATTGAGCTGGTGGAAAGCGTGGTGATGCTCAGCAGCGTCAAACGGGTGGGCTGGATGCTGAACCCGGACTCGACGGCGACGGGCGCCGTCGTGCCGTCCGTCGGGTTGCGGCTGGACGGTTAG
- a CDS encoding MFS transporter produces the protein MTTTVSPQRAARTATRKTIIGTGIGNAVEWYDWAIYATFTPFIASQLFSKADPASAVLSTLAIFAVGFVARPFGGFLFGWIGDRIGRKASMTFAVGLASLGSLMIGIAPTFAAVGAWASLMLLVARLVQGLAHGGELPSSQTYLSEMAPREHRGFWATLIYTSGTVGILFGTLLGAVLNMALSTEVMNAWGWRIPFLIGAAMGLYALIMRSKLHETDVFEGETSTEKRAPIWPQIVRHRKQALQVIGLTVGLTVIYYIWGVVAPSYATTALKIDRGEALWAGVVGNVVFIAALPFWGKLSDRIGRKKVLWAGAIGAAVMHFPMTWLLKDSAWQLAVGMSVMLIFIAASAAIVPAVYAELFPTSIRTVGVGVPYSICVALFGGTAPYLQQWLGTTLQLPSLFNIYAVVLLLISAAFIFTIPETKGKDLRS, from the coding sequence ATGACAACCACCGTCAGCCCGCAGCGAGCGGCCCGCACCGCCACCAGGAAGACCATCATCGGCACCGGCATCGGCAACGCCGTCGAATGGTACGACTGGGCCATCTACGCCACCTTTACGCCCTTTATCGCCAGCCAGCTGTTCAGCAAGGCAGACCCGGCCTCCGCGGTGCTGTCCACCCTGGCGATCTTCGCCGTCGGCTTTGTGGCCCGCCCTTTCGGCGGCTTCCTCTTCGGCTGGATCGGGGACCGGATCGGCCGCAAGGCGTCCATGACCTTCGCCGTGGGCCTGGCTTCCCTGGGCAGCCTGATGATCGGCATCGCCCCCACCTTCGCGGCCGTCGGAGCCTGGGCATCGCTCATGCTGCTGGTGGCCCGGCTGGTACAGGGCTTGGCGCACGGCGGCGAGCTGCCGTCGTCGCAGACCTATCTTTCCGAGATGGCGCCGCGGGAACACCGCGGGTTCTGGGCCACGCTGATCTACACGTCCGGCACCGTGGGCATCCTCTTCGGAACCCTCCTGGGCGCTGTTCTGAACATGGCGCTGAGCACGGAAGTGATGAATGCCTGGGGCTGGCGGATCCCGTTCCTGATCGGTGCCGCCATGGGCCTTTACGCCCTGATCATGCGGTCGAAACTGCACGAGACGGACGTGTTCGAAGGCGAGACCAGCACGGAAAAGCGGGCACCCATCTGGCCGCAGATCGTGCGCCACCGCAAGCAGGCGCTGCAGGTGATCGGCCTGACCGTGGGCCTGACGGTGATCTACTACATCTGGGGCGTGGTGGCACCCAGCTACGCCACCACGGCACTGAAGATCGACCGCGGCGAAGCCCTCTGGGCCGGCGTGGTCGGCAACGTCGTCTTCATTGCCGCCCTGCCGTTCTGGGGCAAGCTGTCCGACCGGATCGGCCGCAAGAAGGTCCTCTGGGCCGGCGCCATCGGAGCGGCCGTGATGCACTTCCCCATGACCTGGCTGCTGAAGGATTCCGCGTGGCAGTTGGCCGTGGGCATGTCGGTGATGCTCATCTTCATCGCCGCCAGCGCCGCGATCGTGCCCGCCGTCTACGCTGAGCTGTTCCCCACCAGCATCCGCACCGTGGGCGTCGGCGTCCCCTACTCCATCTGCGTGGCCCTGTTCGGTGGAACGGCGCCGTACCTCCAGCAATGGCTCGGGACCACGCTCCAGCTGCCCAGCCTGTTCAATATCTATGCCGTGGTGCTGCTGCTCATCAGTGCGGCGTTCATCTTCACCATCCCCGAAACCAAGGGGAAGGACCTGCGCAGCTAG
- a CDS encoding TetR/AcrR family transcriptional regulator, with protein sequence MDNPNRKGDVNDRILKTASELFAAEGLYQVGINRIISEAGVAKATFYKHFATRDDLVLAYVDDLGSGWAAALKQAAGPFATHPADQLLGMFDALARDGSRPRRGLPGVQAGAADGRLAHRPPPQLEDTAPTLRLCGWPALPRAA encoded by the coding sequence ATGGATAACCCGAACCGGAAGGGGGATGTCAACGACCGTATCCTCAAGACTGCGTCGGAACTGTTCGCAGCGGAAGGCCTGTACCAGGTCGGCATCAACCGCATAATCTCCGAGGCTGGCGTGGCCAAGGCGACCTTCTACAAGCACTTCGCCACTAGGGATGACTTGGTCCTGGCCTATGTCGATGACCTGGGCAGCGGCTGGGCTGCAGCCTTGAAGCAGGCGGCGGGACCGTTCGCCACCCACCCGGCAGACCAGTTGCTCGGCATGTTCGACGCATTGGCCCGGGACGGATCTCGGCCCCGAAGGGGACTTCCTGGCGTCCAGGCGGGCGCAGCAGATGGCCGGCTGGCTCATCGACCACCACCGCAACTAGAAGACACCGCCCCCACGCTCCGGCTATGCGGCTGGCCTGCGCTGCCTCGGGCGGCGTGA
- a CDS encoding NAD(P)-dependent oxidoreductase translates to MVGGPPGVVERLTPLFRLYSSTVVRFGETGAGSTVKACNQIVVAATVTALAEAMALAATTGLDLEKVQSVLSGGLANSEVLRQKGRRWIDRDFEGGGSAKNQLKDLNFIAAIAEECGLNLPLSSRIRSVFARMIHEGDGDLDHTGIYRTIAAGPAGTTARTGGLVSGMRAHDALPG, encoded by the coding sequence ATGGTCGGCGGCCCTCCCGGCGTCGTGGAACGCCTGACACCGCTCTTCAGGCTCTACAGCTCGACGGTTGTCCGGTTCGGCGAGACAGGTGCGGGATCAACCGTGAAGGCCTGCAACCAGATTGTCGTCGCCGCCACGGTAACGGCCCTGGCCGAGGCGATGGCCCTCGCCGCGACCACCGGGTTGGATCTCGAAAAAGTACAGTCCGTCCTCTCCGGCGGACTGGCCAACTCAGAGGTGCTGCGTCAGAAGGGACGACGCTGGATTGATAGGGACTTCGAAGGCGGCGGCTCGGCGAAAAACCAGCTCAAGGACCTGAACTTCATAGCGGCGATTGCGGAGGAATGCGGCCTGAACCTGCCGCTCTCTTCCCGGATCCGGAGTGTGTTCGCCCGCATGATCCATGAGGGCGACGGCGACCTGGACCATACCGGAATCTATCGGACCATTGCGGCAGGGCCCGCGGGTACAACCGCTAGAACAGGTGGTCTTGTCTCAGGGATGCGCGCGCACGACGCACTGCCTGGGTGA
- a CDS encoding TRAP transporter large permease subunit: MGAAILAELVVILLNIMVRVVTGDSVLWTQEVSEIALLTIAFMGGAIAYPKGAHMSVQALIMRLPAAWKPYLAALVDWLVFVMSAGAFALFVPTLVQQMEEKTPILQLPVFWVSLPFSVGMVLIAWFALLKLWRQERRPALTAAGIAAALIVLVLLAQPLFYYATPNVLLGVVLLLLFMLLFLGLPIAFVLALASGIYLYLGGISEVSAIPIGMASGAKGFVLLAIPFFILAGTVMNSAGLTLPLAKLVDALIGHLRGGLLQVVVVTMYIFSGISGSKVADVAAVGTTMRGMLEERKYPRGEVVAVLSASAIMGETIPPSIVLLILGSITTISTTTLFLAGFVPAAFLALVVMALVFFRARKQGGVASPKSSWRARGSATFFAIPTLLLPVGMVVGILSGFATPTEVSSVAVAYAFILAAAYRRGSKRLLGDTLRETTTTAGMVLFIIAAASPLAQTLALAGVSQQIHDLMSGLGDSPLLFMLFTVVLLIIMGQLLEGLPAVLIFAPLLLPIAVDFGVNPVQYAMVLIISMGIGSFAPPAGVGFYVACATAHETVEKSLKHFWPYLIAVFLGLLVLAAVPWFSTFLPALAGLIPF, from the coding sequence GTGGGCGCTGCCATCCTCGCGGAGCTTGTCGTCATCCTGCTGAACATCATGGTCAGGGTCGTCACCGGCGATTCCGTGCTCTGGACCCAGGAGGTCTCCGAAATCGCGCTGCTGACCATCGCGTTCATGGGCGGCGCCATCGCGTACCCCAAGGGTGCGCACATGTCCGTCCAGGCCCTCATCATGCGCCTCCCGGCTGCATGGAAGCCTTACCTGGCCGCCCTGGTCGACTGGCTGGTCTTCGTCATGAGCGCAGGGGCATTTGCGCTGTTCGTTCCCACCCTTGTCCAGCAGATGGAGGAAAAGACCCCGATCCTGCAGCTCCCCGTCTTCTGGGTCTCACTGCCCTTTTCCGTCGGCATGGTGCTGATCGCCTGGTTCGCACTCCTCAAGCTCTGGCGCCAGGAGCGTCGCCCGGCGCTCACTGCGGCGGGCATCGCGGCCGCACTGATTGTTCTCGTCCTTTTGGCCCAACCGCTTTTCTACTACGCCACGCCCAACGTCCTTCTCGGCGTCGTCCTTCTGCTGTTGTTCATGCTGCTGTTCCTGGGCCTGCCCATCGCATTCGTTCTGGCACTGGCATCCGGGATCTACCTTTATCTCGGCGGCATTTCCGAGGTCAGCGCCATCCCCATCGGAATGGCTTCCGGGGCTAAAGGCTTCGTCCTTCTGGCCATCCCGTTCTTTATCCTTGCCGGCACGGTCATGAACTCCGCCGGCCTGACCCTCCCGCTGGCCAAGCTCGTCGACGCGCTGATCGGGCACCTGCGCGGGGGCCTGCTCCAGGTGGTCGTCGTGACCATGTACATCTTCTCCGGCATCTCCGGCTCCAAGGTGGCCGACGTCGCAGCAGTGGGCACGACGATGCGCGGCATGCTCGAAGAGCGCAAGTACCCCCGCGGCGAGGTCGTCGCGGTCCTGTCGGCCTCGGCCATCATGGGCGAAACCATCCCGCCGAGCATCGTGCTCCTGATCCTCGGATCCATCACCACCATCTCCACCACCACGCTGTTCCTGGCCGGATTCGTCCCCGCTGCATTCCTTGCCCTGGTTGTCATGGCGCTCGTCTTCTTCCGAGCCCGCAAACAAGGGGGCGTCGCTAGTCCCAAGTCCAGCTGGCGTGCTCGCGGGTCGGCAACCTTCTTCGCAATACCGACTCTTCTGCTTCCTGTGGGCATGGTGGTGGGCATCCTGAGCGGCTTCGCCACACCCACCGAAGTGTCGTCCGTGGCCGTCGCCTACGCCTTCATCCTTGCCGCCGCCTACCGACGCGGCAGCAAGCGCCTGCTTGGGGACACCCTGCGGGAAACGACGACGACGGCGGGAATGGTCCTATTCATCATCGCTGCCGCGTCCCCGCTTGCCCAGACCCTCGCCCTCGCAGGTGTGTCCCAGCAGATCCACGACCTCATGTCAGGACTGGGCGACTCACCGCTGCTCTTTATGCTGTTCACGGTCGTCCTGCTGATCATCATGGGCCAGCTACTGGAAGGCCTTCCGGCGGTACTGATCTTCGCGCCCCTGCTCTTGCCGATCGCCGTCGACTTCGGCGTCAACCCCGTGCAATACGCCATGGTGCTGATCATTTCCATGGGTATCGGCTCGTTCGCACCACCGGCAGGTGTGGGCTTCTACGTCGCCTGTGCAACCGCGCACGAAACCGTCGAGAAGAGCCTCAAACACTTCTGGCCCTACCTCATCGCCGTGTTCCTCGGGCTCCTCGTGCTGGCCGCCGTCCCGTGGTTCAGCACCTTCCTTCCCGCCCTCGCCGGACTGATCCCTTTCTAA
- a CDS encoding DctP family TRAP transporter solute-binding subunit encodes MKSKTRALTGVLACTLAASVLAGCASGAPGGAGAPVAKIQLSIPDPLTSSVGVSAQHFADQVKKTSNGSVTVTVVPNGTSFSGDQNAAVTRLQGGSLDALILSTSVYAAVVPEMNAISIPFLFKDTTEEAAFLAGKPGQALKEKLAAKDTVALSFLTRTGREITNSVRPIEQPSDLKGLKIRVPGNPLWTDYFGKLGASPTTMAFSEVFTGLQTGTINGQENPIEVPWTNKFSEVQKYISMTNHINDAWVLALSSKKWDTLTDDQKKALTDASEETATFKTAYDAEQSKKQLEELTAKGMKSNELSASGLEEFKAASKSLYPVFSQLIGKDFFDQAIAFTTTK; translated from the coding sequence ATGAAATCCAAGACGCGCGCCCTCACCGGAGTGCTGGCCTGCACCCTCGCAGCCTCAGTCCTCGCCGGATGCGCCTCCGGGGCCCCCGGCGGGGCTGGAGCACCGGTAGCCAAGATCCAGCTCTCGATCCCTGACCCACTCACGTCCTCCGTCGGCGTCTCGGCCCAGCATTTCGCCGACCAGGTCAAGAAAACATCCAACGGGTCCGTGACTGTCACCGTAGTTCCCAACGGAACGAGCTTCAGCGGAGACCAGAACGCGGCTGTGACACGCCTGCAGGGCGGATCCCTCGATGCACTCATCCTCTCGACGTCCGTGTATGCCGCCGTCGTACCTGAAATGAACGCCATCAGCATTCCGTTCCTCTTCAAAGACACCACCGAGGAAGCGGCGTTCCTGGCAGGAAAGCCGGGCCAGGCGCTGAAGGAGAAGCTCGCCGCCAAAGACACCGTCGCGCTTTCCTTCCTCACCCGGACCGGGCGGGAGATTACGAACTCAGTTCGCCCGATCGAGCAGCCCTCGGATCTGAAGGGACTGAAGATCCGGGTCCCCGGCAACCCGTTGTGGACCGACTACTTCGGCAAGCTGGGCGCCAGCCCCACCACCATGGCGTTCTCTGAGGTGTTCACCGGCTTGCAGACCGGAACGATCAACGGCCAGGAAAACCCTATTGAAGTGCCATGGACCAACAAGTTCTCCGAAGTCCAGAAGTACATTTCGATGACCAACCACATCAACGACGCCTGGGTACTAGCACTTTCCTCAAAAAAGTGGGACACCCTCACCGATGACCAAAAGAAGGCCCTCACGGACGCCTCTGAGGAAACCGCCACCTTTAAAACAGCTTACGACGCCGAGCAGTCCAAGAAGCAGCTCGAGGAACTCACCGCCAAGGGCATGAAATCAAACGAACTCAGCGCCTCCGGCCTGGAGGAATTCAAAGCGGCTTCCAAGAGCCTTTACCCGGTCTTCTCCCAGCTGATCGGCAAGGACTTCTTCGATCAGGCCATCGCTTTCACCACCACCAAGTAG